A single region of the Zootoca vivipara chromosome 2, rZooViv1.1, whole genome shotgun sequence genome encodes:
- the LOC118080914 gene encoding zinc finger protein 345-like isoform X2, whose protein sequence is MHDSTAAGPSESGMNADLRRQLGLILQTAGRNQVEKMLRELVKEQSQEGKRKARKKAPKSPKDEAAEENEEVPLQGEISLEKAEPPGSPSTGRSNSPDEAEEASGGRCQPDLEERQLPRVPAICPPEAKAPKKLQDQQERPGVCVECGKSNVSLSRRGHSTLTPERPHQCAECGRCFRQRSILAKHQKIHSGEKPYPCTACGKRFNRSSNLAQHRRVHTGERPFPCTACGKAFTQKSDLERHQRVHTGERPYACRDCGKRFSVSSHLDRHRRTHRHGLREEEEPPAAAAPAAHSCPDCGKCFGQRSALSKHRKTHSGERPYQCGACGKRFSRSSNLAQHQRIHTGERPFPCGDCSKRFIQRSDLERHQRVHTGERPYTCAQCGRGFSVSSHLDRHQRVHQAQAAAAAAHRCPEHIKGFLLGAGSKVGLKHPLCGSAKGRFTRSSHCLDCGKSLGKMPPLSLQPPAEKPFKCEDCGKAFAQRSALVKHQRIHTGEKPFSCADCGKAFIQRSDLTIHRRMHTGEKPYRCDACGKCFSVSSNLLTHQRTHLGEKPYACGECGKAFIQRSELTIHQRTHTGEKPYKCGVCGKCFSRSSHLNRHQRTHSNSKASSAGSAGAAHTTLLAGSAAKPAAPLPASAFSASFASPGPLPSLPSFPSSISSLPIPSLDLPWSLSFPSRGFSHSSFSSPSPGGAQASSLIN, encoded by the coding sequence CCGCTGAGGAGAACGAAGAGGTGCCACTTCAGGGGGAAATCAGCCTGGAGAAGGCAGAGCCGCCAGGTTCCCCTTCAACGGGGAGATCCAACAGCCCAGACGAGGCGGAAGAAGCCAGCGGTGGCCGGTGCCAGCCGGACCTGGAGGAGAGGCAGCTGCCGCGAGTGCCAGCAATCTGTCCACCGGAGGCCAAGGCTCCCAAGAAGCTCCAAGACCAGCAGGAAAGGCCGGGAGTGTGcgtggagtgtgggaagagcaaCGTGAGCCTCAGCAGGCGAGGCCACAGCACCCTGACCCCGGAGAGGCCGCACCAATGCGCCGAGTGCGGGCGCTGTTTCCGTCAGCGCTCCATCCTGGCCAAGCACCAGAAGATCCACTCGGGTGAGAAGCCCTACCCGTGCACGGCCTGCGGCAAGCGCTTCAACCGCAGCTCCAACCTGGCTCAGCACCGGCGGGTGCACACAGGTGAGCGCCCCTTCCCCTGCACCGCCTGTGGCAAGGCCTTCACCCAGAAGTCCGACCTGGAGCGCCACCAGCGGGTGCACACGGGCGAGCGCCCCTACGCCTGCCGTGACTGCGGCAAGCGCTTCTCCGTCAGCTCCCACCTCGACCGCCACCGCCGCACCCACCGCCACGGcctccgggaggaggaggagcccccgGCGGCCGCCGCCCCGGCTGCCCACAGCTGCCCCGATTGCGGGAAATGTTTTGGGCAGCGCTCGGCGCTCTCTAAGCACCGCAAGACTCACTCCGGGGAGCGCCCCTACCAGTGCGGCGCCTGCGGCAAACGCTTCAGCCGCAGCTCCAACCTGGCGCAGCACCAGCGCATCCACACGGGCGAGCGGCCTTTCCCGTGCGGCGACTGCAGCAAGCGCTTCATCCAGCGCTCCGACTTGGAGCGGCACCAGCGCGTGCACACGGGCGAGCGCCCTTACACCTGCGCGCAGTGCGGGCGCGGCTTCTCTGTCAGCTCCCACCTCGACCGGCACCAGAGGGTCCACCAAGCCCAAGCAGCCGCTGCGGCCGCCCACCGTTGCCCTGAACACATCAAGGGGTTCCTTCTTGGGGCGGGCAGCAAAGTGGGCTTGAAACACCCTCTCTGCGGCAGCGCCAAGGGACGCTTCACGCGCAGCAGCCACTGCCTGGACTGTGGGAAGAGCCTGGGCAAAATGCCGCCGCTGTCGCTGCAACCGCCGGCGGAGAAGCCCTTCAAGTGCGAGGATTGCGGGAAAGCTTTCGCCCAGCGCTCGGCGCTGGTGAAGCACCAGCGcatccacactggggagaagccgTTCTCCTGCGCCGACTGTGGCAAGGCCTTCATCCAGAGGTCGGACTTGACCATCCACCGGCGGatgcacacgggcgagaagccgtaCCGCTGCGACGCCTGCGGCAAGTGCTTCAGCGTCAGCTCCAACCTGCTGACGCACCAGCGCACCCACCTGGGCGAGAAGCCCTACGCCTGTGGGGAGTGCGGGAAGGCCTTCATCCAGCGCTCCGAGCTCACCATCCACCAGCGcacccacaccggggagaagccctacaagtgtgGCGTCTGCGGCAAGTGCTTCAGCCGCAGCTCCCACCTCAACCGGCACCAGCGCACCCACAGCAACAGCAAGGCCTCCTCGGCCGGCAGCGCCGGGGCGGCCCACACCACACTGCTGGCCGGCAGCGCTGCCAAACCTGCCGCTCCCCTGCCCGCCTCGGCCTTCTCAGCCTCCTTCGCTTCGCCTGGGCCCCTgccctccctgccttccttcccctcttctaTCTCGTCCCTCCCGATCCCTTCTTTGGACCTGCCCTGGTCTCTGTCCTTTCCCTCTCGAGGCTTTTCCCACTCGtccttctcttccccttcccccggCGGGGCCCAGGCTTCATCTCTGATCAACTAA